One stretch of Castor canadensis chromosome 12, mCasCan1.hap1v2, whole genome shotgun sequence DNA includes these proteins:
- the Pcare gene encoding photoreceptor cilium actin regulator isoform X2, with amino-acid sequence MGCTPSHNDIVNSVAKSGIQFLKKPKAILPGQQGGSERCPIPLLVKSSTCYDPGGDLPQGQRLTEELSSRRSQTGAEGLCQVMGEMEGPIPETQTSPSRLSSSQSHVAKDIPFKTPGFHQTQGAAFPGKESEESIQDTSKWERKPECHQLGQQGHCFQTILPAPGSEGQVDFPKSLVNTHQHAYAYLHCSLSRYEAIVHLVHQATQTRELLKPMFSFLLLCFEEVSQLLGEISKDGEVLLQEVREDLAWPSRKGEPQEQPDLLQQLLQYTVSKLQVLHGTVASLTGSFLEGSSSYFHSTASHLESKLSTKRGVDERLLRALGQLESLASGHGDPGLQGPPLCSEDSGIGADNESVQSTDKLGKQASWDFAPEPVEWKPGISPQVETRMSGHAWQQSPFWIGSERPQDCPLSRPAVAKVQPAAQGEAKSPGPSSTSPESITSKPLEKGKSTPWDSLGTEVPVEAHLPKNPGLVEAPSLSEGEDSSPEEEDEVSYMSLCAEQENTPHSRPGSSPTDRERLFQPHSRKLRSPQAQEIILKMKEAISEKIKFVPVPSGYQDWAEEEEGRAVTPPRPSTVSGSRGIPERQRRSQSEGCLKNHVEDPTLQELQRVQRDLSQRLEMFYALGATRQGQSKGQLLQPRVTALWPHSSCRVSPSNTVSKFKASLSKNFSILPSQNKGIVQRCGSHSEEEQGKAEKLPNSILPSEDSEAPTVKVGDVRRCPTRTSVKKLIETFSPTENLKTQGDSRNSGSSPCLRKWGVPVMPPRFPIYRGLAPLYPKPQISPAAGRESLKMGTHWRSFAPIFPPLPTAEASKSEDINNDTEWDPEQLPPPPLEILMDNSFTSLEPPESSKSAASSPEETQVPGLGEAGPTRKTWASTKLRASMSHIDLLPRKGTANPSRLHSTRPGSNRSGGNPRKLALDPNHPPAACSNPDVESGAQSQAQEEKVASVSKHHRKAIPWHHASPTLGQSRTLELSQARPTQGPRSTEASRHSRERSPHVVRKAPPARAHGHGPPKADKRQQSMSSSCGPAQPSLTDILSSPSPPLSPGAPNQPVSPRTLSPSTTRKQTSPPSQHKLPSSPPGSPPTQHKISSPPAQCSPSSVLFPSLPESTSQGHKVTRESEDSEATTTKTSGNTHSMFCPDTSSLFAAKSPFSTAQSLPPEPCVSLRTPAGCWRSSSGPQLRVNLQRRMVLCALNPLPFVRRTAPNHQLGVPLLLTGSSATSPSWESQSSQSNGTEESPKQDTTPWRSPYAPELLSGGAGARQASPPELCVLGHGLQPEARVSRNQDKSQSEAQPQQKEVA; translated from the coding sequence ATGGGGTGTACACCTTCACACAATGACATCGTAAACAGCGTTGCAAAGAGTGGTATTCAGTTTTTGAAAAAGCCCAAAGCAATCTTGCCAGGACAGCAAGGAGGCAGTGAAAGATGTCCCATCCCTTTGCTGGTTAAGAGTTCCACCTGCTATGATCCTGGGGGAGACTTGCCCCAGGGACAGAGGCTGACAGAGGAGCTGAGTTCCAGGAGGTCCCAAACTGGGGCTGAAGGTCTTTGTCAGGTCATGGGAGAGATGGAAGGACCAATCCCAGAAACCCAAACGTCCCCATCCAGGCTGAGCTCATCACAAAGCCATGTGGCTAAGGACATTCCGTTCAAGACACCAGGATTCCACCAAACACAAGGAGCAGCCTTTCCTGGGAAAGAGAGTGAGGAAAGTATCCAGGACACCTCAAAATGGGAAAGGAAACCAGAGTGCCACCAATTGGGCCAACAGGGCCATTGCTTCCAAACCATCCTTCCTGCTcctggctcagaaggccaagTGGACTTCCCCAAGTCCCTAGTAAACACCCACCAGCACGCCTATGCCTACCTGCACTGCAGCCTCTCGCGATACGAAGCAATTGTGCACCTCGTGCATCAGGCCACCCAGACCCGGGAACTGCTGAAGCCCATGTTCAGTTTCCTGCTGCTGTGTTTCGAGGAGGTCAGCCAGCTCCTGGGGGAGATCTCCAAGGATGGAGAGGTGCTCCTCCAGGAAGTTAGGGAGGATCTGGCTTGGCCATCAAGGAAAGGAGAACCCCAGGAGCAGCCAGACCTCTTGCAACAGCTGCTGCAGTACACAGTCAGCAAACTGCAGGTGCTCCACGGCACAGTGGCTTCCCTCACTGGCAGCTTCCTGGAAGGCTCCAGCAGCTACTTCCACTCCACTGCCAGCCACCTGGAAAGTAAGCTGAGCACAAAGAGGGGTGTTGATGAACGGCTCCTGAGGGCCCTGGGGCAACTAGAAAGCCTGGCCAGTGGCCATGGTGACCCTGGGCTGCAGGGTCCACCCTTGTGCTCTGAGGACAGTGGCATTGGTGCTGACAATGAGTCTGTGCAGTCCACAGACAAGCTAGGCAAGCAAGCCAGCTGGGACTTTGCACCAGAACCTGTAGAATGGAAACCAGGGATTTCACCGCAAGTGGAGACCAGAATGTCAGGGCATGCCTGGCAGCAAAGCCCATTCTGGATAGGTTCAGAAAGACCCCAGGACTGCCCACTGTCAAGGCCTGCTGTGGCAAAGGTTCAGCCTGCAGCACAGGGTGAAGCAAAGAGCCCAGGCCCCTCCAGCACAAGCCCAGAAAGTATCACCTCTAAGCCTTTGGAAAAAGGCAAGAGCACTCCGTGGGACTCCCTAGGGACTGAGGTTCCTGTGGAAGCACATCTTCCTAAAAACCCCGGGTTGGTGGAGGCTCCATCCCTTAGTGAAGGTGAGGACAGCAGTccagaggaggaagatgaagtTAGCTACATGAGCCTGTGTGCAGAGCAGGAAAATACTCCACATTCAAGACCAGGGTCTTCACCCACTGACCGGGAAAGGCTTTTTCAACCACACTCTAGGAAGCTGAGAAGCCCCCAGGCCCAAGAAATAATTCTGAAGATGAAAGAAGCTATCAGTGAAAAGATCAAGTTTGTCCCTGTGCCCTCTGGATACCAGGACTGggctgaggaagaggaagggagggcagTAACCCCACCAAGACCTAGCACGGTCAGTGGCAGCAGGGGGATTCCTGAGAGGCAGAGGAGGTCTCAGTCAGAAGGGTGTCTTAAGAACCATGTGGAGGACCCCACCCTCCAGGAGCTGCAGAGGGTCCAGAGAGACCTCAGTCAGAGGTTGGAGATGTTTTATGCCTTGGGTGCTACACGGCAGGGGCAGAGCAAGGGCCAGCTTCTGCAGCCCAGAGTAACAGCACTGTGGCCCCATAGCAGCTGCAGGGTAAGTCCCAGCAACACTgtcagcaagttcaaggcctcCCTCTCCAAGAACTTCAGCATTTTGCCTAGTCAGAATAAGGGCATTGTTCAGAGATGCGGTTCCCACTCTGAGGAAGAACAGGGGAAAGCTGAGAAGCTGCCAAACTCCATTCTTCCAAGTGAGGACAGCGAGGCACCCACAGTCAAGGTCGGGGATGTCAGGCGCTGTCCCACCAGAACATCAGTCAAGAAACTTATTGAAACTTTCAGTCCCACTGAGAATCTGAAGACACAGGGGGACTCCAGGAACTCCGGGTCAAGCCCCTGCCTCAGGAAGTGGGGGGTCCCTGTCATGCCTCCCAGATTTCCCATATACAGGGGGCTTGCCCCTTTGTACCCTAAGCCCCAAATTTCTCCAGCAGCAGGCAGAGAGTCTCTCAAGATGGGCACACACTGGAGGTCCTTCGCTCCAATCTTTCCTCCTCTGCCTACAGCAGAAGCATCCAAGAGTGAGGACATCAACAATGATACAGAGTGGGACCCTGAGCAACTCCCTCCACCACCCCTGGAAATCCTGATGGACAACTCATTCACTTCTCTGGAGCCCCCAGAAAGCAGCAAGTCAGCAGCGAGCTCCCCCGAAGAGACCCAGGTACCAGGGCTGGGAGAAGCTGGTCCCACCCGAAAAACATGGGCTTCCACAAAGCTAAGAGCCTCCATGAGCCACATTGACTTGCTGCCCCGCAAGGGCACTGCCAACCCCTCTAGGCTGCACAGCACAAGACCAGGAAGCAATAGAAGTGGTGGCAATCCCAGAAAGCTGGCCTTGGACCCAAACCACCCACCAGCAGCCTGCTCAAATCCAGATGTGGAGAGTGGGGCTCAGAGTCAGGCACAGGAAGAGAAGGTTGCAAGTGTCTCCAAGCATCACCGAAAGGCAATCCCCTGGCACCATGCCAGCCCTACATTGGGGCAAAGCAGGACCTTGGAACTCAGCCAGGCCAGACCCACACAAGGGCCACGGTCTACAGAAGCCTCCAGGCACAGCCGAGAGAGAAGCCCCCATGTGGTCCGAAAGGCCCCTCCTGCAAGGGCACATGGACATGGGCCACCCAAAGCAGACAAGAGGCAGCAGAGCATGTCCTCCTCTTGTGGACCTGCCCAGCCAAGCCTCACTGATATTCTCAGTTCCCCCAGCCCACCACTCAGCCCTGGAGCCCCCAACCAACCTGTGAGCCCCAGGACACTAAGCCCATCAACCACAAGGAAGCAAACTTCCCCACCATCCCAGCACAAGCTGCCCAGCTCACCCCCAGGGAGCCCACCCACTCAGCACAAGATCTCCAGCCCTCCTGCCCAGTGctctccttcctctgtccttTTCCCATCCCTCCCAGAATCCACTTCTCAGGGGCACAAGGTGACAAGAGAGTCTGAAGACAGTGAAGCAACCACAACCAAAACATCTGGGAACACACATTCCATGTTCTGCCCTGACACCTCCTCTCTGTTTGCAGCTAAATCACCATTCTCAACAGCCCAATCACTGCCACCAGAGCCTTGTGTCTCTCTTCGGACCCCAgcaggatgctggaggagtagctcaggGCCACAACTGAGGGTAAATTTGCAGAGAAGAATGGTTCTGTGTGCCCTCAACCCTCTGCCTTTTGTCAGAAGGACAGCTCCCAACCACCAGCTGGGTGTCCCACTTCTGCTAACAGGTTCCAGTGCCACCAGCCCCTCTTGGGAATCCCAGTCCAGCCAAA